GGTCGTCAGCAGCAGCACGTCGGCGTTGGCGGCGCGGATCTTCAGCATGGGCGCGGTCACGTCGGTGATGTTCGGGTTCACCGACTGAACTTGCAGCGATGGGTCGCCCAGCTGCTTGACCTGGGCCTGCGCGGCTTCCAGGTTCCAGCCGCCGTAGGCGTCGTCATGGTTGATGTAGCCGATCTTCTTGGCCTTCAGGTGCTCGGCGGCGAACTGCACCATCGAGCCGCCCACGGCGTGCTGGGAAATGGAGAAGGCGCCATAGATGTACTTGGACGGCGGATACAGCGCGCCGTCGCCCGAGGCGTTGAGCATGACCAGGGGCACCTTCTCGCGCTCCACGTATTCGCGCGAGGCCACCACCGCGGCCGAGCAGGAGCCGCCGTTCAGCAGGAACACCTTGTCCTGCTCGTTCAGCTTCTTCACCGCGGCGACCAGGTCGTTGGCGTTGCAGCGGTCGTCCTCGATCACCAGTTCGATCTGGCGGCCGTGCACGCCGCCTTCCTTGTTGACCTTGGCGTACCACATCTTGGCGGCGTTCAGCACGTCAAAGCCGTAGGCCATGCCGCTGCCGGACAAGGGCGCGAACAGACCGATCTTGATGGTCTTGTCGGTGATGCCCGGTTCCTGCTGGGCCTGCGCGCCCGTGCTCAGCGCCCATGCGCATAGCGCGGCGGCGGCTGCGTAGCGACTGCTTTTCTTCATCTTTGTCTCCCGTTCTTTTTTGATGCGCGCCTTTGTTTGGGTGGGGCGCTTTGCTGCGTTGCCGGCCTGGCCGCCGGAATGCCTTACTGCATGCGGTAGCCGCCGTTGACGTCGATGACGCTGCCGGTGATGTAGCCGGCTTCCTCCGACGCCAGGAAGCGCACGGCGGCGGCCACGTCGTCCACGGTGCCGATGCGGCCCAGCGGAATGGCTTGCGCGGCGGCAGCGAGCGCGCCGCTGCTGGTGACGGTGCTGCGCAGCATGTCGGTGTCGATGAGGCCCGGCGCGATGCCGTTGACCGTGACGCCCAGATGAGCGGATTCGCGCGCCATGGCCTTGGTCAGGCCCAGCACCGCGGACTTGGCCGCGATGTATGAGGCGCTGGAGCGGTAGCCGCCCAACTGTGCCGCAACCGAGGTGAACGTGACGATGCGGCCATGTGCCAGCGGCGCGGCCTCGCGCCGGCGCAGGTAGGCGCGGCCGCACAGGAACACGCCGCGGGCGTTCACGGCGAAGCTGCGTTCCCAGATGTCCAGCGAGGTGTCCTTGATGAGCGGACGTTCGCCGTTTTCCTGGAACAGCAGCAGGCCGGCGGCGCTGACGAGCACGGCGATGGGG
The sequence above is drawn from the Achromobacter xylosoxidans genome and encodes:
- a CDS encoding SDR family NAD(P)-dependent oxidoreductase — encoded protein: MSNVSTPAGTGPAPRLALVTGGGGGIGARICQELASAGLRVVVSDVDAGRARRVADELGAPHASHAFDVSDESSVENAFEQIEAQHGPIAVLVSAAGLLLFQENGERPLIKDTSLDIWERSFAVNARGVFLCGRAYLRRREAAPLAHGRIVTFTSVAAQLGGYRSSASYIAAKSAVLGLTKAMARESAHLGVTVNGIAPGLIDTDMLRSTVTSSGALAAAAQAIPLGRIGTVDDVAAAVRFLASEEAGYITGSVIDVNGGYRMQ
- a CDS encoding ABC transporter substrate-binding protein, with product MKKSSRYAAAAALCAWALSTGAQAQQEPGITDKTIKIGLFAPLSGSGMAYGFDVLNAAKMWYAKVNKEGGVHGRQIELVIEDDRCNANDLVAAVKKLNEQDKVFLLNGGSCSAAVVASREYVEREKVPLVMLNASGDGALYPPSKYIYGAFSISQHAVGGSMVQFAAEHLKAKKIGYINHDDAYGGWNLEAAQAQVKQLGDPSLQVQSVNPNITDVTAPMLKIRAANADVLLLTTYARPAALIIKKAQELGWNKPIVLAVNGTADLKQLVENVGNKDAFKNVYIQEVLSDVPGGAKLTWVYDMYKQAYPDLAAKPGHPQTYMPYGLPPAMAVVNALKAAGPQPTREKVLQALETMKFDSGVMAGPIEFGPNDRAAQESAIYIKFDGTNMSLVPGAFKSVWQYQK